Proteins encoded in a region of the Onthophagus taurus isolate NC chromosome 10, IU_Otau_3.0, whole genome shotgun sequence genome:
- the LOC111417974 gene encoding E3 ubiquitin-protein ligase Iruka-like isoform X2 translates to MAEAAVEERTASKFYCHVCNVQFENASANYTCPHCCNGFIEELDSNGDNDEEFTDVTDSEDENYQLFNYGPLRLFPQAEDRRRFLLNPSLRSRYAAVHPQSRQRPRNNPSNIRSQIPFEDLIQEFVVNLGVGVNWGGAGSMVFLGNPGDYAWGHEGLDAVVSQLLNQMDTSGPPPLSKEVIDALPSVDVTESQVNAKLQCSVCWEDFQFQEKVRQLPCQHVYHEPCIRPWLELHGTCPICRQNLVTGEQQNSQDDSQTNPASLALQQLFQVVQQSSGSNSNLSSSAGSSNSSATSSSSSSYNSDTRM, encoded by the exons ATGGCGGAAGCGGCTGTAGAAGAACGAACGGCGTCCAAGTTTTACTGTCACGTGTGCAATGTTCAGTTTGAGAACGCGTCAGCT AATTATACTTGCCCACATTGCTGTAATGGTTTTATAGAGGAATTGGACTCAAATGGCGATAACGATGAGGAATTTACTGATGTTACTGACTCAGAGGACGAAAATTATCag ttGTTTAATTATGGCCCACTGCGATTGTTTCCACAAGCTGAGGATAGGCGACGATTCTTATTGAATCCTTCATTAAGGAGCAGGTACGCCGCAGTACATCCCCAATCCAGGCAGCGACCCAG GAATAATCCGTCAAATATACGCAGTCAAATCCCATTTGAGGATCTCATCCAGGAATTTGTAGTAAATTTAGGCGTTGGAGTGAATTGGGGAGGAGCCGGTAGCATGGTTTTTTTAGGAAACCCCGGCGATTACGCTTGGGGACATGAAGGGCTTGATGCGGTCGTTAGTCaacttttaaatcaaatgGATACATcag GACCACCACCTTTATCAAAAGAAGTTATTGATGCTTTACCATCTGTTGATGTTACTGAAAGTCAGGTAAATGCAAAGTTGCAATGTTCTGTTTGTTGGGAGGACTTTCAGTTTCAAGAGAAGGTGCGTCAATTGCCTTGTCAACATGTTTATCATGAACCGTGTATACGTCCTTGGTTGGAACTACACGGAACTTGTCCAATTTGCAGACAGAATTTGGTTACGGGTGAACAACAGAATAGTCAAGATGATAGTCAAACTAATCCTG caAGTTTGGCACTTCAGCAATTATTTCAAGTCGTTCAGCAGAGTTCCGGTTCGAATTCAAATCTATCTTCATCGGCGGGATCTTCGAATTCATCGGCAACAAGCAGTTCCAGTTCTAGTTACAATAGCGATACGAGAATGTAG
- the LOC111417975 gene encoding cytochrome c oxidase subunit 4 isoform 1, mitochondrial-like gives MLLTLHNKNLLLFRKIRIDSRYFATHLLKRPPLEFPKHASKRASHNDGSDKEAELCHLIGNREIVGYGSNGEPAYFDYPAYPFPSIRWKECSPQIAALREKEKGDWKNLDCKDKRALYRASFRQTFAEMQAPTGEWKSTFGFTFMFVSIALWIYMGIRVYVQNPWPKSYKEEAREAQLKRILDLQIEILHGLSYEWDYENKEWKKGWF, from the coding sequence atgttattaacactTCATAACAAAAACTTACtattatttcgaaaaattcgaATCGATTCGAGATATTTTGCAACTCATCTTTTAAAGCGACCACCATTAGAATTTCCTAAACATGCTTCTAAACGTGCCTCTCACAATGACGGAAGCGATAAAGAAGCTGAACTTTGTCATTTAATTGGTAATCGTGAAATCGTTGGTTATGGCTCAAACGGGGAACCTGCGTACTTCGATTATCCGGCGTATCCATTTCCATCGATTCGTTGGAAAGAGTGCTCGCCCCAAATTGCGGCGCTAcgcgaaaaagaaaaaggcgATTGGAAAAATTTGGATTGCAAAGATAAAAGAGCTCTGTATCGGGCGTCTTTTCGCCAAACATTCGCTGAAATGCAAGCTCCAACCGGGGAGTGGAAGTCAACTTTTGGGTTCACTTTTATGTTTGTTAGCATCGCGTTATGGATTTATATGGGTATTAGGGTTTACGTGCAAAATCCGTGGCCGAAATCTTACAAAGAGGAAGCAAGGGAGGcccaattaaaaagaattttggaTTTACAAATCGAAATTTTACACGGGCTTTCATACGAATGGGATTATGAGAATAAAGAATGGAAAAAAGGATGgttttaa
- the LOC111417974 gene encoding E3 ubiquitin-protein ligase Iruka-like isoform X1 produces MAEAAVEERTASKFYCHVCNVQFENASANYTCPHCCNGFIEELDSNGDNDEEFTDVTDSEDENYQLFNYGPLRLFPQAEDRRRFLLNPSLRSRYAAVHPQSRQRPRFERNNPSNIRSQIPFEDLIQEFVVNLGVGVNWGGAGSMVFLGNPGDYAWGHEGLDAVVSQLLNQMDTSGPPPLSKEVIDALPSVDVTESQVNAKLQCSVCWEDFQFQEKVRQLPCQHVYHEPCIRPWLELHGTCPICRQNLVTGEQQNSQDDSQTNPASLALQQLFQVVQQSSGSNSNLSSSAGSSNSSATSSSSSSYNSDTRM; encoded by the exons ATGGCGGAAGCGGCTGTAGAAGAACGAACGGCGTCCAAGTTTTACTGTCACGTGTGCAATGTTCAGTTTGAGAACGCGTCAGCT AATTATACTTGCCCACATTGCTGTAATGGTTTTATAGAGGAATTGGACTCAAATGGCGATAACGATGAGGAATTTACTGATGTTACTGACTCAGAGGACGAAAATTATCag ttGTTTAATTATGGCCCACTGCGATTGTTTCCACAAGCTGAGGATAGGCGACGATTCTTATTGAATCCTTCATTAAGGAGCAGGTACGCCGCAGTACATCCCCAATCCAGGCAGCGACCCAGGTTCGAAAG GAATAATCCGTCAAATATACGCAGTCAAATCCCATTTGAGGATCTCATCCAGGAATTTGTAGTAAATTTAGGCGTTGGAGTGAATTGGGGAGGAGCCGGTAGCATGGTTTTTTTAGGAAACCCCGGCGATTACGCTTGGGGACATGAAGGGCTTGATGCGGTCGTTAGTCaacttttaaatcaaatgGATACATcag GACCACCACCTTTATCAAAAGAAGTTATTGATGCTTTACCATCTGTTGATGTTACTGAAAGTCAGGTAAATGCAAAGTTGCAATGTTCTGTTTGTTGGGAGGACTTTCAGTTTCAAGAGAAGGTGCGTCAATTGCCTTGTCAACATGTTTATCATGAACCGTGTATACGTCCTTGGTTGGAACTACACGGAACTTGTCCAATTTGCAGACAGAATTTGGTTACGGGTGAACAACAGAATAGTCAAGATGATAGTCAAACTAATCCTG caAGTTTGGCACTTCAGCAATTATTTCAAGTCGTTCAGCAGAGTTCCGGTTCGAATTCAAATCTATCTTCATCGGCGGGATCTTCGAATTCATCGGCAACAAGCAGTTCCAGTTCTAGTTACAATAGCGATACGAGAATGTAG
- the LOC111417973 gene encoding choline transporter-like 2 isoform X1: MRGSRSALADNDIGERISYNPDFNGPLKGRSCTDVICLLLFLVFIGCWIGIGIFAFVNGDPEKLLIPRDSYGSRCGYDAHVKDKPYLHFFDLTKCIDPSVPFTGCNTPQVCVKNCPKESYYHIENSNQNDKSKTVCKYDINENESLDSLVKKGDCAKWVLKSEQILKRCLYKIEDRRSLKIPRSSNIERDEVSEVKKFLDIASSWLGLVVQYAVDRFSDSVEAQQAGMNVVNDIKDSYKEILLGIGLSIVVCIIYIVLLRWIAPVMVWLSILGALAGLAFCVYYSVTQYQYYKDNPYKYEDATNSFDRAFKKPSTWMWILIILSVILGLLFLIVVFLRKRIVLAIALIQEGSKAVSSTTSALFFPIIPWILQFGVICYTIAVAVYISTVGGPLYEVRNFDSNKCDCNYANGDECNVDTFIKCGNKLGEYCEATCKFIKTSNDNYVPYIHAFNIIGFFWGVFFISALCEMILAGVFATWYWTFEKKNVPFFNVTTSTLRTLRYHIGTLAFGSLIITICRIIRVILEYIDHKLKKYDNALTRAIMCCLKCFFWCLEKFLKFINRNAYIMCAVHGKNFCASAKDAFNLLIRNILRVFVLDKITDFLFFLSKIIVVIGVSSIIYSILTYVSVIKLNYVYIPIIFIAICTYLIASVFFKVYIMAIDTLFLCFLEDCERNDGSRERPYFMTKNLMNVLNKKNK, from the exons ATGAGGGGATCAAGAAGCGCTTTAGCTGACAACGATATCG gtgAAAGAATATCGTATAATCCAGATTTTAATGGTCCATTAAAAGGAAGATCTTGTACAGATGTGATTTGCCTATtactttttttggtttttatcgGATGCTGGATCGGAATCGgaatttttg ccTTTGTAAACGGAGATCcagaaaaattattgatacCGAGAGATTCCTATGGAAGTAGATGTGGATACGATGCCCACGTTAAAGACAAAccatatttacattttttcgaTCTCACGAAATGTATTGATCCATCTGTACCATTTACTGGATGCAACACTCCACAA gtttgtgttaaaaattgtCCAAAAGAGAGTTAttatcatattgaaaatagtaATCAAAATGATAAATCAAAAACAGTGTGCAAATATgatataaatgaaaatgaatctTTGGATAGTTTAGTAAAAAAGGGTGATTGCGCCAAATGGGTTTTAAAAAGCGAACAAA TTCTTAAGAGATGTTTGTACAAAATCGAGGATCGTCGATCTTTGAAAATACCAAGATCTTCCAACATTGAACGAGACGAAGTATCCGaagtgaaaaaatttttggatattGCAAGCAGCTGGCTTGGTCTTGTTGTCCAATACGCAGTCGATCGTTTCTCAGACAGCGTTGAAGCTCAAcag GCCGGCATGAACGTCGTAAACGACATTAAAGATTCGTACAAAGAAATCTTACTCGGAATTGGTTTAAGTATCGTTGTTTGTATCATTTACATCGTCTTACTGAGATGGATCGCTCCTGTTATGGTTTGGTTATCAATTCTTGGTGCATTGGCGGGATTAGCATTTT gtGTTTACTACAGCGTTACTCAATACCAATATTATAAAGATAATCCATATAAATACGAGGATGCTACAAATTCATTTGATAGAGCATTTAAAAAACCATCAACATGGATGTGGATTTTAATCATCCTCTCGGTGATTTTgggtcttttatttttaatcgtgGTGTTTTTACGGAAAAGAATTGTTTTGGCGATTGCCTTAATTCAGGAAGGGAGCAA GGCTGTTAGTTCGACTACTTCAGCGCTTTTCTTCCCTATAATTCCGTGGATACTTCAATTTGGTGTGATTTGTTATACAATTGCTGTAGCTGTTTACATCTCAACCGTGGGAGGCCCCTTATATGAAGTTAGAAATTTTGACTCAAATAAATGTGATTGCAACTATGCa AATGGAGATGAATGTAACGTTGATACATTTATTAAGTGTGGCAATAAATTGGGTGAATACTGCGAGGCTActtgtaaatttattaaaacaagcAACGATAATTACGTTCCTTACATTCACG ctTTTAACATCATTGGATTTTTCTGGGGCGTTTTCTTCATCTCGGCTCTTTGCGAAATGATTCTAGCCGGAGTATTTGCAACGTGGTATTGGACGTTCGAGAAAAAGAACGTTCCGTTTTTCAACGTTACAACATCGACGTTAAGAACGTTGCGATATCACATCGGAACGTTGGCTTTTGGCTCATTAATCATTACGATTTGTCGGATTATCAGAGTGATTTTGGAATACATCGATCATAAATTGAAGAAATACGATAATGCGCTAACAAGGGCGATAATGTgctgtttaaaatgtttcttttggTGTTtggagaaatttttaaaattcattaatcGTAACGCTTACATTATGTGTGCCGTTCATGGCAAAAACTTTTGTGCTAGTGCCAAAGATGCTTTTAATCTActtattagaaatattttaagagtCTTCGTTTTAGATAAG atAACGGATTTTCTGTTCTTCTTAAGCAAAATTATTGTTGTAATTGGTGTTTCAAgtattatttattcaattttaacttATGTAAGCgtcatcaaattaaattatgtttatatCCCAATCATTTTTATTGCGATTTGCACGTATTTGATCGCATCGGTCTTCTTCAAAGTTTATATAATGGCTATTGATACCTTATTTTTGTGCTTCC ttgaAGATTGCGAACGCAACGATGGATCAAGAGAGAGGCCTTATTTTATGACCAAAAATCTTATGAACGTGCTCAACAAAAAGAATAAGTAA
- the LOC111417973 gene encoding choline transporter-like 2 isoform X2 yields MTRNRDDEYDYGERISYNPDFNGPLKGRSCTDVICLLLFLVFIGCWIGIGIFAFVNGDPEKLLIPRDSYGSRCGYDAHVKDKPYLHFFDLTKCIDPSVPFTGCNTPQVCVKNCPKESYYHIENSNQNDKSKTVCKYDINENESLDSLVKKGDCAKWVLKSEQILKRCLYKIEDRRSLKIPRSSNIERDEVSEVKKFLDIASSWLGLVVQYAVDRFSDSVEAQQAGMNVVNDIKDSYKEILLGIGLSIVVCIIYIVLLRWIAPVMVWLSILGALAGLAFCVYYSVTQYQYYKDNPYKYEDATNSFDRAFKKPSTWMWILIILSVILGLLFLIVVFLRKRIVLAIALIQEGSKAVSSTTSALFFPIIPWILQFGVICYTIAVAVYISTVGGPLYEVRNFDSNKCDCNYANGDECNVDTFIKCGNKLGEYCEATCKFIKTSNDNYVPYIHAFNIIGFFWGVFFISALCEMILAGVFATWYWTFEKKNVPFFNVTTSTLRTLRYHIGTLAFGSLIITICRIIRVILEYIDHKLKKYDNALTRAIMCCLKCFFWCLEKFLKFINRNAYIMCAVHGKNFCASAKDAFNLLIRNILRVFVLDKITDFLFFLSKIIVVIGVSSIIYSILTYVSVIKLNYVYIPIIFIAICTYLIASVFFKVYIMAIDTLFLCFLEDCERNDGSRERPYFMTKNLMNVLNKKNK; encoded by the exons ATGACTCGAAATCGAGATGACGAATACGATTACG gtgAAAGAATATCGTATAATCCAGATTTTAATGGTCCATTAAAAGGAAGATCTTGTACAGATGTGATTTGCCTATtactttttttggtttttatcgGATGCTGGATCGGAATCGgaatttttg ccTTTGTAAACGGAGATCcagaaaaattattgatacCGAGAGATTCCTATGGAAGTAGATGTGGATACGATGCCCACGTTAAAGACAAAccatatttacattttttcgaTCTCACGAAATGTATTGATCCATCTGTACCATTTACTGGATGCAACACTCCACAA gtttgtgttaaaaattgtCCAAAAGAGAGTTAttatcatattgaaaatagtaATCAAAATGATAAATCAAAAACAGTGTGCAAATATgatataaatgaaaatgaatctTTGGATAGTTTAGTAAAAAAGGGTGATTGCGCCAAATGGGTTTTAAAAAGCGAACAAA TTCTTAAGAGATGTTTGTACAAAATCGAGGATCGTCGATCTTTGAAAATACCAAGATCTTCCAACATTGAACGAGACGAAGTATCCGaagtgaaaaaatttttggatattGCAAGCAGCTGGCTTGGTCTTGTTGTCCAATACGCAGTCGATCGTTTCTCAGACAGCGTTGAAGCTCAAcag GCCGGCATGAACGTCGTAAACGACATTAAAGATTCGTACAAAGAAATCTTACTCGGAATTGGTTTAAGTATCGTTGTTTGTATCATTTACATCGTCTTACTGAGATGGATCGCTCCTGTTATGGTTTGGTTATCAATTCTTGGTGCATTGGCGGGATTAGCATTTT gtGTTTACTACAGCGTTACTCAATACCAATATTATAAAGATAATCCATATAAATACGAGGATGCTACAAATTCATTTGATAGAGCATTTAAAAAACCATCAACATGGATGTGGATTTTAATCATCCTCTCGGTGATTTTgggtcttttatttttaatcgtgGTGTTTTTACGGAAAAGAATTGTTTTGGCGATTGCCTTAATTCAGGAAGGGAGCAA GGCTGTTAGTTCGACTACTTCAGCGCTTTTCTTCCCTATAATTCCGTGGATACTTCAATTTGGTGTGATTTGTTATACAATTGCTGTAGCTGTTTACATCTCAACCGTGGGAGGCCCCTTATATGAAGTTAGAAATTTTGACTCAAATAAATGTGATTGCAACTATGCa AATGGAGATGAATGTAACGTTGATACATTTATTAAGTGTGGCAATAAATTGGGTGAATACTGCGAGGCTActtgtaaatttattaaaacaagcAACGATAATTACGTTCCTTACATTCACG ctTTTAACATCATTGGATTTTTCTGGGGCGTTTTCTTCATCTCGGCTCTTTGCGAAATGATTCTAGCCGGAGTATTTGCAACGTGGTATTGGACGTTCGAGAAAAAGAACGTTCCGTTTTTCAACGTTACAACATCGACGTTAAGAACGTTGCGATATCACATCGGAACGTTGGCTTTTGGCTCATTAATCATTACGATTTGTCGGATTATCAGAGTGATTTTGGAATACATCGATCATAAATTGAAGAAATACGATAATGCGCTAACAAGGGCGATAATGTgctgtttaaaatgtttcttttggTGTTtggagaaatttttaaaattcattaatcGTAACGCTTACATTATGTGTGCCGTTCATGGCAAAAACTTTTGTGCTAGTGCCAAAGATGCTTTTAATCTActtattagaaatattttaagagtCTTCGTTTTAGATAAG atAACGGATTTTCTGTTCTTCTTAAGCAAAATTATTGTTGTAATTGGTGTTTCAAgtattatttattcaattttaacttATGTAAGCgtcatcaaattaaattatgtttatatCCCAATCATTTTTATTGCGATTTGCACGTATTTGATCGCATCGGTCTTCTTCAAAGTTTATATAATGGCTATTGATACCTTATTTTTGTGCTTCC ttgaAGATTGCGAACGCAACGATGGATCAAGAGAGAGGCCTTATTTTATGACCAAAAATCTTATGAACGTGCTCAACAAAAAGAATAAGTAA
- the LOC111417973 gene encoding choline transporter-like 2 isoform X3, with product MRGSRSALADNDIGERISYNPDFNGPLKGRSCTDVICLLLFLVFIGCWIGIGIFAFVNGDPEKLLIPRDSYGSRCGYDAHVKDKPYLHFFDLTKCIDPSVPFTGCNTPQVCVKNCPKESYYHIENSNQNDKSKTVCKYDINENESLDSLVKKGDCAKWVLKSEQILNRCVPFKDALTGFPSDIINNDELISSTNNIKILAEIEKAGMNVVNDIKDSYKEILLGIGLSIVVCIIYIVLLRWIAPVMVWLSILGALAGLAFCVYYSVTQYQYYKDNPYKYEDATNSFDRAFKKPSTWMWILIILSVILGLLFLIVVFLRKRIVLAIALIQEGSKAVSSTTSALFFPIIPWILQFGVICYTIAVAVYISTVGGPLYEVRNFDSNKCDCNYANGDECNVDTFIKCGNKLGEYCEATCKFIKTSNDNYVPYIHAFNIIGFFWGVFFISALCEMILAGVFATWYWTFEKKNVPFFNVTTSTLRTLRYHIGTLAFGSLIITICRIIRVILEYIDHKLKKYDNALTRAIMCCLKCFFWCLEKFLKFINRNAYIMCAVHGKNFCASAKDAFNLLIRNILRVFVLDKITDFLFFLSKIIVVIGVSSIIYSILTYVSVIKLNYVYIPIIFIAICTYLIASVFFKVYIMAIDTLFLCFLEDCERNDGSRERPYFMTKNLMNVLNKKNK from the exons ATGAGGGGATCAAGAAGCGCTTTAGCTGACAACGATATCG gtgAAAGAATATCGTATAATCCAGATTTTAATGGTCCATTAAAAGGAAGATCTTGTACAGATGTGATTTGCCTATtactttttttggtttttatcgGATGCTGGATCGGAATCGgaatttttg ccTTTGTAAACGGAGATCcagaaaaattattgatacCGAGAGATTCCTATGGAAGTAGATGTGGATACGATGCCCACGTTAAAGACAAAccatatttacattttttcgaTCTCACGAAATGTATTGATCCATCTGTACCATTTACTGGATGCAACACTCCACAA gtttgtgttaaaaattgtCCAAAAGAGAGTTAttatcatattgaaaatagtaATCAAAATGATAAATCAAAAACAGTGTGCAAATATgatataaatgaaaatgaatctTTGGATAGTTTAGTAAAAAAGGGTGATTGCGCCAAATGGGTTTTAAAAAGCGAACAAA ttcttaatAGGTGTGTTCCTTTTAAAGATGCATTAACAGGTTTTCCAAGTGATATTATAAATAACGATGAACTAATAAGTTctacaaataatattaaaattttagctGAAATTGAAAAG GCCGGCATGAACGTCGTAAACGACATTAAAGATTCGTACAAAGAAATCTTACTCGGAATTGGTTTAAGTATCGTTGTTTGTATCATTTACATCGTCTTACTGAGATGGATCGCTCCTGTTATGGTTTGGTTATCAATTCTTGGTGCATTGGCGGGATTAGCATTTT gtGTTTACTACAGCGTTACTCAATACCAATATTATAAAGATAATCCATATAAATACGAGGATGCTACAAATTCATTTGATAGAGCATTTAAAAAACCATCAACATGGATGTGGATTTTAATCATCCTCTCGGTGATTTTgggtcttttatttttaatcgtgGTGTTTTTACGGAAAAGAATTGTTTTGGCGATTGCCTTAATTCAGGAAGGGAGCAA GGCTGTTAGTTCGACTACTTCAGCGCTTTTCTTCCCTATAATTCCGTGGATACTTCAATTTGGTGTGATTTGTTATACAATTGCTGTAGCTGTTTACATCTCAACCGTGGGAGGCCCCTTATATGAAGTTAGAAATTTTGACTCAAATAAATGTGATTGCAACTATGCa AATGGAGATGAATGTAACGTTGATACATTTATTAAGTGTGGCAATAAATTGGGTGAATACTGCGAGGCTActtgtaaatttattaaaacaagcAACGATAATTACGTTCCTTACATTCACG ctTTTAACATCATTGGATTTTTCTGGGGCGTTTTCTTCATCTCGGCTCTTTGCGAAATGATTCTAGCCGGAGTATTTGCAACGTGGTATTGGACGTTCGAGAAAAAGAACGTTCCGTTTTTCAACGTTACAACATCGACGTTAAGAACGTTGCGATATCACATCGGAACGTTGGCTTTTGGCTCATTAATCATTACGATTTGTCGGATTATCAGAGTGATTTTGGAATACATCGATCATAAATTGAAGAAATACGATAATGCGCTAACAAGGGCGATAATGTgctgtttaaaatgtttcttttggTGTTtggagaaatttttaaaattcattaatcGTAACGCTTACATTATGTGTGCCGTTCATGGCAAAAACTTTTGTGCTAGTGCCAAAGATGCTTTTAATCTActtattagaaatattttaagagtCTTCGTTTTAGATAAG atAACGGATTTTCTGTTCTTCTTAAGCAAAATTATTGTTGTAATTGGTGTTTCAAgtattatttattcaattttaacttATGTAAGCgtcatcaaattaaattatgtttatatCCCAATCATTTTTATTGCGATTTGCACGTATTTGATCGCATCGGTCTTCTTCAAAGTTTATATAATGGCTATTGATACCTTATTTTTGTGCTTCC ttgaAGATTGCGAACGCAACGATGGATCAAGAGAGAGGCCTTATTTTATGACCAAAAATCTTATGAACGTGCTCAACAAAAAGAATAAGTAA
- the LOC111417974 gene encoding E3 ubiquitin-protein ligase Iruka-like isoform X3: MAEAAVEERTASKFYCHVCNVQFENASANYTCPHCCNGFIEELDSNGDNDEEFTDVTDSEDENYQLFNYGPLRLFPQAEDRRRFLLNPSLRSRNNPSNIRSQIPFEDLIQEFVVNLGVGVNWGGAGSMVFLGNPGDYAWGHEGLDAVVSQLLNQMDTSGPPPLSKEVIDALPSVDVTESQVNAKLQCSVCWEDFQFQEKVRQLPCQHVYHEPCIRPWLELHGTCPICRQNLVTGEQQNSQDDSQTNPASLALQQLFQVVQQSSGSNSNLSSSAGSSNSSATSSSSSSYNSDTRM; encoded by the exons ATGGCGGAAGCGGCTGTAGAAGAACGAACGGCGTCCAAGTTTTACTGTCACGTGTGCAATGTTCAGTTTGAGAACGCGTCAGCT AATTATACTTGCCCACATTGCTGTAATGGTTTTATAGAGGAATTGGACTCAAATGGCGATAACGATGAGGAATTTACTGATGTTACTGACTCAGAGGACGAAAATTATCag ttGTTTAATTATGGCCCACTGCGATTGTTTCCACAAGCTGAGGATAGGCGACGATTCTTATTGAATCCTTCATTAAGGAGCAG GAATAATCCGTCAAATATACGCAGTCAAATCCCATTTGAGGATCTCATCCAGGAATTTGTAGTAAATTTAGGCGTTGGAGTGAATTGGGGAGGAGCCGGTAGCATGGTTTTTTTAGGAAACCCCGGCGATTACGCTTGGGGACATGAAGGGCTTGATGCGGTCGTTAGTCaacttttaaatcaaatgGATACATcag GACCACCACCTTTATCAAAAGAAGTTATTGATGCTTTACCATCTGTTGATGTTACTGAAAGTCAGGTAAATGCAAAGTTGCAATGTTCTGTTTGTTGGGAGGACTTTCAGTTTCAAGAGAAGGTGCGTCAATTGCCTTGTCAACATGTTTATCATGAACCGTGTATACGTCCTTGGTTGGAACTACACGGAACTTGTCCAATTTGCAGACAGAATTTGGTTACGGGTGAACAACAGAATAGTCAAGATGATAGTCAAACTAATCCTG caAGTTTGGCACTTCAGCAATTATTTCAAGTCGTTCAGCAGAGTTCCGGTTCGAATTCAAATCTATCTTCATCGGCGGGATCTTCGAATTCATCGGCAACAAGCAGTTCCAGTTCTAGTTACAATAGCGATACGAGAATGTAG
- the LOC111417977 gene encoding NKAP family protein CG6066, with the protein MSSKPYRRRSRSPISSLRRSKEHKRSRSRSGTRHRDEKYSEHNLYKSRENGFDRKFKHHSKSQEEEFMEARRQERELIGVQDCPHIWGKSPTMEEIKTSSSGSESDDKEIIREKKEKKKRKKEKSKKNKKEKKRKKDKKKKKKVSSSSSSDDNQEDEWVEKDLNKIKTKKTSDDEDDAIGPEQKPLTTLSHKEMGKALLPGEGAAMAAYVAEGKRIPRRGEIGLTSDQIASYESVGYVMSGSRHRRMEAVRIRKENQIYSADEKRALAMFSKEERSKRENLILGQFKEMVKSKLGEKKD; encoded by the coding sequence ATGAGTAGTAAACCATATAGAAGGCGTTCAAGATCACCAATTTCTTCCTTAAGACGTTCTAAAGAGCATAAAAGATCGAGATCTAGATCAGGTACAAGGCATCGAGATGAAAAATATTCAGAACATAACCTCTATAAAAGTAGAGAGAATGGTTTCGATCGAAAATTCAAGCATCATTCGAAATCGCAAGAAGAGGAGTTTATGGAGGCGCGTAGACAAGAAAGGGAATTAATTGGGGTACAAGATTGTCCTCATATTTGGGGAAAAAGTCCTACaatggaagaaataaaaacgaGTTCATCCGGGAGTGAATCTGatgataaagaaataattagagagaaaaaggaaaagaaaaagcggaaaaaagagaaaagtaagaaaaataaaaaggagaagaaacgaaaaaaagataaaaagaaaaagaaaaaagtgtcTTCCTCCAGTTCTAGTGATGATAACCAAGAAGACGAATGGGttgaaaaagatttaaacaaaattaaaaccaaaaaaacatcAGACGATGAAGACGACGCAATCGGACCAGAACAAAAACCTTTAACAACTTTATCACATAAAGAAATGGGGAAGGCTTTATTACCTGGAGAAGGAGCAGCTATGGCTGCTTATGTAGCAGAAGGAAAAAGAATCCCAAGAAGAGGAGAAATTGGGTTAACCTCCGATCAAATAGCCTCGTACGAATCGGTTGGATATGTTATGTCCGGCTCAAGACATCGAAGAATGGAAGCTGTGcgaataagaaaagaaaatcaaatctATTCCGCCGATGAAAAACGCGCTTTGGCTATGTTTAGTAAAGAGGAAAGAAGCAAAAGAGAAAATCTTATTTTAGGACAATTTAAGGAAATGGTTAAATCGAAATTAGGCGAAAAAAAAGATtag